Part of the Methylorubrum populi genome is shown below.
CGGAACATCTGCATCGAGATGTCGTCGAGTTCCCCGGGCGACAATCCCGCGTCCCGGAACTCGGCGTGGCTGCGCTCGGCCCGCTCGCAGACGTCGAGCGTCAACTCGTCGTCGCACGCGTCGTGACGCAGCCAAGCCATGAGCACGTTGAAGTTGATCAGCTTCTTCTTGGCCGCGTCCTCGACGTCCACCACCGAGTAGGCGATGTCGTCGCAAGCCTCCATCACGAAGGTCAGGGGATGGCGGACGCCCTCTCGCAAGCCGGTCTCGGCCCAGACCTCGGCGGCGATCTCGGCCTCCGACTGGAAGAAGTTGAACTTCTTCCTTGCCTGGGAGGTCTTGTCGACCGCGTCCGACGGCACGGGATACTTCATCAGGGCCGCCAGGAAGGCATAGGTCATGTTCAGGCCGAAGTCGTCGTTCAGGATCTGCAATCGCGTCAGCAGCCTGAACGCCTGCGCGTTGCCCTCGAATTTCAGGAAATCACGGCGCATCGGCTCGCTCAGGTCCGGCGCGTCGAAGATGTCGAACGAGGCCGGGTCATCCTGGCGCGGCGCGGAGTGCCGCTTCACCCAGGTTTGGATCGCGGTCTCGCCCTGATGTCCGAACGGCGGATTGCCGAGGTCGTGGGCGAGCCCGATGGCCTCCAGGAGGGCGGGCACGTTGCGCAGGGGCTCGACCTCCCCGGGGAAACCCAGCGCCCCGCCGTGCACGAAGGCGAGGGTGGTTCCCATGCTCCGCGCCATGTTCGCCACCTCGTGGCTGTGGGTTAGCCGGGTGCGGACGCTGTCGTTGCGTTCCAACGGGAAGA
Proteins encoded:
- the dgt gene encoding dGTP triphosphohydrolase — encoded protein: MADQLDWRRLLNAQRRKGKAAGRAYTARLGEDRTEHERDHDRILFSTPVRRLQDKTQVFPLERNDSVRTRLTHSHEVANMARSMGTTLAFVHGGALGFPGEVEPLRNVPALLEAIGLAHDLGNPPFGHQGETAIQTWVKRHSAPRQDDPASFDIFDAPDLSEPMRRDFLKFEGNAQAFRLLTRLQILNDDFGLNMTYAFLAALMKYPVPSDAVDKTSQARKKFNFFQSEAEIAAEVWAETGLREGVRHPLTFVMEACDDIAYSVVDVEDAAKKKLINFNVLMAWLRHDACDDELTLDVCERAERSHAEFRDAGLSPGELDDISMQMFRVDAIGKMVRAAVGAFVANRDAIMAGAFDRELMAASEAVVLWTSLKRFAKFHVYRHRSVLEVELDGHRTVHELMDMFWKAIIERKDPDDLRSDREALPAYVYSRISENYRRVAESPGNAMPMRYRELQLVTDMISGMTDTFAVSLRDDLRRHHG